In Salmo salar chromosome ssa14, Ssal_v3.1, whole genome shotgun sequence, the sequence CCTCAATTGCCCATACTAGTGTAAGTTGATCTTGAGCCATCATTTAGATTGACAATTACATTAGGTGAAAATCTAACACTATTATGTCTGAAAGTGCCCTGCTCTTTAAGTAAGGCGTACTGTTTTTGTTTCAGGACCATATTAGCATTGTTAGTGATCAAAACCTATGCGTCACAGAGTACACAACCACCACTTGTCACCCAATTTGCCCCAGGTCAGATAAGGTTAACCCATATGGTTAATAACCCACTCTTTTCCCAGTCTGTAGGCGTAGACTTTAAGTGAACACTAATCTCTACGCATACCATATGAGTCTTAGTTATTAACATTGATCTAATTTCCCTTTTTGATTTCAACCATCTGACTGGAACTCAATTAGTGATTTCTTACTGCCACCCAATATAATTGGGGCACACCTTTTCCAAGCCCATAAAGCCCTTTGTATTTACAGTACAGACCCAATGCAGAACCATTCATCATTTTGTATATGTATTTCCCAGAGCCAACAAGCTCTTTTATGTGTACAAGCAACTCTTGCAGGGGTATAGCCTCTCAGGAACGACTTAAGAGACCATTGGCCAGATGACGCAAGATGTCCCTAAAGAGGCAAAAGCTGCATAGTTTGCTGCCCATTTTAACCAGTTACAGACCCTTTACAAAGCAACTCAGAAAGAGTTCCAGCGGGGTGAACTGCATTTTAGGTAGACTCAGAATCGTATTGGTTAGGCATAAAATAATTAATGGTTGTGTGTGTTCTTTTAATCTTGTTCGTAAAACTTGAGGGTACGGTCCTCGTAGTCAACCTGCATTCAGCACTCAAAGTTCCCTCTGTCAGAATTTGTCGAGGTAGGACCAATGACATATATAAACCCTGAATTGCTGATTCTGTATTGAAGGTGCCGgttggccatattggcactccctagTATGAGCAGTCCTCCAAGGGAAAGAATGGAATTCTAcactatttcaattaaatgttaaggacaaaattacatgtatttatttttgttgttgtagtgagaacagtaacattagtacaaaaaaataaaaaataccttcAGGAAAATGATTGattttttatgtttagctcacaatatattttaaatgtatgcattaaTTAAGGTGTCTGAAGTAGAACAAACATGTCAAAAACGATTGAGTGCCGCCAAGACGGCAGCCCTGTGGCTTTAATACAgcgccccctgtcagtcatccagggtttatacacatcattggtTAGGACCCATGACAACGCCCAAGTACAGATGGTAAACATGTGCGTGAATTCACTGAATTCAGAATGCAGTGACTCCAATCCATGTCAACTCTGAGGCGAGAGATCGGTTTTCTAATAAGTGTGAGGGATTAGCCCTTTTCCTTTCTAGACATTGAACAGACAGCTTCCACTGTTTTCCGCTAAACCCCTCGTTGATAACATCTTTATCAACACGCCTAAATCTGTCCTCCTTAATGTAGATTTTGGGCAGACTGATAGACCTGTTAACCAACCTTATTTCTTTAGGTCCCCTACCCTCTTCACCGCTTACAACCAAGAACCAATTTTAGTGTTGCTCATAAATGACAACCCAGAATCAACTATaagtactagaggtcgaccgattaatcggttgacTGATATCAAATCCACCTAAAAGGAGTGATATAAGAAAGAGAAAACACTTACAGAATTAGACTTAAAAAAATGTGTTAGTATTATTTGTCCAGGAGAGGACACTTTACATGGCTATAAGGCGATCATGCCTTGGAGCGCTACAGCAAGACAGGACACTATCAGCCAACACAACTACACCAGTCAGAGTGAACAACTGTGAACTAACTGTTACTGCTTCTAGTCAATGCTGAGAGGATAGAAGCTTGTCAGCTCAAACTGACCAAAATTAGCACTGGCCATATACGGTTACATGTAATAGTAGGGTGTTGGCGTCGTGACAAACAATGGATGCTATGCCCAAATGTAAAGCAAGTGCCGTGCTAAGAACGTTGAATTCTGTAGTAGTGTTAACGTTACAACCCTTTAGTGAAGCCTGTGAAATATTTGCTCTTTGCGAAGGGtaatcctcaagctctgtcattcaAATGTTTTCAGAGACACTACAAAAACATATCAGGTTCAAAGTAGCGCTTGATTTATGCTTTTCCTTTCAAGTGACAACAGAATTCAGTAGCTACTGCCCTACAATCGATTAACACATACTGAAGCTAGATAGTACACATTGTCAATGTATGGGTATGTCGTTTTCCAGCTGGATAGCATGAGGCAGCTCAGTCTTCAGAGGCTCATTTTTTGCTGGAATCAGTGCAGTTCATCCTCCTTTCACTAGAGTAACAGTTTTTccattaaaaaataaaatcataTTTTGTGCTATCCAGTGATATTAAGAAAAATAGATCAGTTATCGGTAAACATTTCCACTAAAATCGGATCCAAAAATCCTATATCGGTCTGGCTCTAGCATACACACCCCTTGCAGTGTTATGGTGTGTTCCACTCACCCTCTGGGACCGTCTGTTTCTCATGTGTCTCATGAGGAACCACAGGAGCTGTGTGTCGTACTGATCTCCATGTCGAACAGTGTCCTCGTCACGCTCACGCTTGTTCTTCTTCATCACCTGAACGACCACAACACCAGTCACATCAAAACTCACAGCTTTGGTATGCAGAATCCAAGCCTATATGCCGTGGGATGTTTGGGATATgttgaggtttgtgtgtgtggaatcAATGGTATGAACCACCGTACGTCTTTGAGGCCCTTGAGCCCTGTGGGGTTCTCGGCAGTGGGGGCCCAAAGTTTCACATCATGATCCAGACCACTGGTGGCCAGACCTGGGAGGTGAGGGTGGGGCTCCAGGCAGTTCACCTAGGAGAAGAGGTTGAGATAAAGTCAAATGAGAGACAGATTAGTGAGTGAGCATAAAACTGTGAAACTGATACTGTTCAATTTCATTTAAGGGTTTTACTTGCACCTGCCCATTATCAAGCCATTTCCTTTGGCCATCATACATCTTCCCACCCAcacaccatctctccctctcaccactcctcctctgtctccctccatgaACTGGACTATGCAAGCTGAGACCTTGTCCCACAGGTAGATGTGTCCACAATCGCTGCCACTGATCACAAACTCACTGCTAGGACCATAGAAGTTAACCCCCTTCACTGTGAGATGGAAAAATAGAATAGAGGGGAAGggaaagagacagcgagagagtatTATACTGGAAGTCACAGTTATAGCATGGTAAAACACCAGTGTTCATGTTACTTATAATTGACTAGTTCATAATCATTCATTCCCCTTTTAACCCAGTACCTGTAGCGTTGTTGCGATGGCCCTTGTATCGCCTGCAGTAATCTGCACCATCACTGTGGCTGGAGTCAAACAAGTAGATGTCCTCATCATTGTAACTAGTCAGGAGCTCTGAAGAGATAGACAGACATGGGGCGCATTCAGCTGGACGCAACATTTTGGAACGTACAGATAAGCTATttctatgtagaacaaacattcCTCTCAtatgtagaataaggaatcacCTCTGCTCTATTCATGGCATTTCTATCCCTGGTCACTGATGGGGAGGACAAACATGAGGACAGTCATAACAGCAAGAGTCAGAGGAACTCCGACTTCGAATAAAAGTGTGCTTGAGTCCTTGTGTTTTACCTGTTCCATCGTGACTGTACAGTAAGCAGGTAATGTTAGTTTTGGACTCGCTGGACACCAGGTGAGATGGACAGAACTTCTTCAGTACGCCATTATTATCATTCTCATTTATCTTCCTCTGATCATAGATCCTACAGAGATAGAAGGTgaggagaggtaagagagagaatcCAAGACAATGCACTTCCTCTGCTTTACGGACACAAGAGGGATTTGAGTCTAACCTGACATACTGATCTCTCCCTCCCACAGCAAAGTGATGTGTGTTGACAGGGTTCACAAAGATGGTATACAACCCCACTTTCTTATCCCCCTCCTTCACCACCACCAGTTTACTGAGAGAAAAGGAAAAGAGGAAACAAATAGTAGAAAAAGGGTTAAAAGACTTATGTTCTACATTGGGACTTAAGTTTTTCCCAGACTGGTCAGATCACCAGTAACGTCCAGGTGATCTTGCAGTAATGGCGTTAACAATTGCATATCAGACAGACGTGATGTCACTCACTTGGCAGGCCGGTCGAGGCGAAGGTCGATGCCAAACACCACGGCATCCTCCCCAGCCGACAGAAAACAGCAGGGAGAGTCTGGCTCCAGGGCCAgctgacacacacagagtagaCACAACACACTTAAATCAACTCAGCTTTCAGCTAAAAAGGCTTACAACGGCCGCATCTTAAATGACAACCCATTCCCCAAGGTATGAAGGAAAGGGTGTTGTTTGAGACGCCGCCAAAGTCGGGCCAGTAAGACCAGTAGCCAGACTCATTAACTCGATACAACCATACCTTGTGTGGTATACACACGGTCTCCATACCTTGTGTGGTATACACACGGTCTCCATACCTTGTGTGGTATACACACGGTCTCCATACCTTGTGTGGTATACACACGGTCTCCATACCTTGTGTGCTGCCCCTTTATGCTGAGCCACTCTCTTGGTGTTCTTGCAGCGTTGCATGGCAGAGAGCTCAGCCACTCTGATCTGACCATCACGGGCACACATGGCCAGAGTTGAGTCTCCACTGTGGGGAAGAAACTTGGCCTTTGGAGAAAGAAAGGTACATTTCAACATCTCTCAAAAGGTCCTGAACCGTATTTCTAGCTTTCTTTTCCTATTTTTCACATGGTTTCTCAATGGTTATCAATAACACCATAATTATTCCCATCCTTTCTACGGTCTCACCCTCGCCTAGCTTGATTGTGCTCTCCTCCTCACCTGAAAAACATTGCTCTTATGCCCACTGTCAAACTCCAGCTCAGCCCGACGACGTGCCCAGTCCCACACCACCACTCGTAGGTCATCACTGCCAGAGGCCAGGCGTGTGCCTGAGGGGTTGAAGTGCAGGGTGTTCACACAGCCGGTATGTCTCTCCAGGCGCCCTTGTAGCTCCAGCCTCTGGACCAGCCCCCGCGCGCCACACACACGTCTCACAAACTGGTGCGAGCCACGGCCAATCTCCCTCAACCGCAGGGAGGGCACCGCCCGCCATGATGGCCTGCCAAGATCACGCAGCTCCGCCCCCAGCCAGACGTCCATGGCCTGCTCGTCTTCTTCTtcttgctcttcctcctcctcctcctccaattcAGAGCTGGAGGAGTGGTGAGCGGTGCCATCGCTCGGGCGGTTCCTCTTTCTGGCGGCCCTCTTAACTgcatctctctccttcactctctctcttctacccccCTCACCATCTCGCTCCCCTTCCTCGTTCAGGGAGTAGAGGCCGCTGCCGTCCATACTGTCcgtgtcttcctcctcctctccctcgccAGGCACCCTCTCACCCTCTGCATCTGGCATTGGCTTGTCCTTAGCGCTGTCTCCTGCCTTTTTGGGAGCTGAGGGAAAGATGAGGAAGTTGTCACACATTGACAAAAAAAGTGCTACTGTCAAGAAGCAGGGAGGAAACTTATCCACTGTAAAACAAATAGTTTGTAGAGTGTATAATGTCAAAGTCATGGTGTCCTGTGTGTTGTGGCTACATGTTGGACTATGACAGCAACAGTCCTCTTATACTACACTGGTTTGAGTCTATGATTAACTGCTTGAGAGCCAGACTGTCCCTCTGGTGTGAGTCTATGATTACCTGCTTGAGAGCCAGACTGTCCCTCTGGTGTGAGTCTATGATTACCTGCTTGAGAGCCAGACTGCCCCTCTGTGGCTGTGGAAGCATCTCCCTCCCCACGCTGGTCCTCTCCTGGATCTGGCTCCTCAGACCCACCTGACAAACACACAGAGTTGGCGACACATTCACATTAGTCTTACATAGCTAGCTCTGGTAGCGTGGCTTACTAGTAGTAGTTCAACAACAATGTATGTTCGTATTCCCAGTCGGCCAACAGTGAGGCCTGGGTGATCAGTGAGGGCTACGTGATCCCTCACCATTAAGCTCACTGGCTTTACCATCTGCCTCAGCCATCCTGCTTCTCTCTTCGTGTGGATTGGAGGAGAGCCTGGAATGAAACCGAGGCAGGGTCAAATGAATTAGTCTGCCGGCTGCTTTTGAAGactcctaataataataataaatatatatattgccaATAATTGCAATATGTCCAAACAACTGACATGGCCTTCGTTAAAGCAAGGTAGCAAGACATGTCACTCAACAAGTCAGCTAGCTGTGACTGATTAACAAATTATGTTCTCAAGTCACGGTATGATTGGAAATCTTGCAAACTAGCCAACCAAGTTAGCTAACATATCAGCAACTAAATTAAATCGAGTGCACAGTAACACATGAAACTAGCTGCCAGTCTCTAGTTAGCCAACATAGGACTTGCAGCCTGTAGTTTGGAATTGGaagtaagttagctagctaacgttagctgtcaaACTAATCTTAGCTAGCTGCTGCAGCAACACTGACATTTAACAAAAGTCAAAACAGCTGACTGGCCACCATGTCCATTCTGCTGTAGAGATAATGTTAACTACCTATTCTGTTAGTTGATTGGATTAGCAAATGTACACATTTTGGTACATTTAGTTCAACTTTGTTCAGGAGTTTGACCAATTTCACGCCAGTTAAAAGAAGTAAACAGcaatggctggcttgctagctaaagcTGTTACCTCTAACTACAAGTCGTAGGCCCGACGAGCGTAGCTAGCAACAGTACGTCGTTTGTTCTAATCTTAGGCGCAGATTTATTGTCTTCAACCTACTATACTAACGTTACTTAGCTAACTATAGCACCTTGGATATAAAATCTTGGAGTAAAAACACACGACATGAAGAATGCGTGTCAAAAAGAAACAGTCAAATTAAAGCCTACGTGCGCTCACGAGTGTGTGCTAGCTCTGTTTATGTTTTGACGGTTCAGCTTCTGTTTTCGGTCATTCCTTTTCCGGCGAAGGATTTCTTTCGCCGGAAATGTGGGTCTGTGTATAAATAATGAACCGTGTCATCTAATGTAAATATTGTGAATAcgttgttgtggaaattcttacacagggacactcaaagtaaatctgaaatgaatcattgtttatttgtcagcgcgctggagaggttccaaccaactcaatgcaccatagtacacatgtcaatcaggagctctccCTGGGCAGTCCCAGCAGTTGCCTTATATATGGCTATAACAGACAAgctatatttgcatgatttagcataattaattaaGTATGACCATTTTGTTTAATTCATGTGTCCGACCAATACAGGTTCATAACATGTGGCAGACCAATAGCTCAAGAggcttctctctaagctgagaccttgaaactgagatatctttcattctcaaaacaaggtctgggcgtactgccaaattgcagctactgatagGGAGGATTCATTCAGTcagccacttgcatgaacacagaaattggtttatagaacagcacatgaatagaacacagaaattagtTATAAGAAAAGGAACAAACATTAAAATTCCCATTACAATGTAAAAAAGTGAAGTTAGGTGAAAATTGTTTCCCACCTGTAGGACACTCAAAATGGCATCTTATACGCATGATTGATTAAACCACATACCAATTATACCCTATCAATTGTTATGTCATTTATTATTACAATTGAATAACTAAAGCTTTCGGGCCTGGGTGGTTTCAAACCACCAACCTTTAAATTAACAGTCTAAGGCGGCGGAGAAGATTGAGGGTATTCGATTAATCTCACCCGGGCACTGGGTTGGGTGTAGTTTGCATCGGGTGAAGTGATTGCATTCTGGAACATGTGTGGTGACACTGATGGTTTCTCGGTAACTAATGGCATCTACGGTTGTGTCTGAAAGGattttacatagcaggttagaATAACTAACACAGCAGGGTAGGATTATTAACTTAGCAGGATAGGATAATTAGGTTGAGGTTAGGAAAAGGTTAGGATTTTATGGAAAAGAGGTGTTGTACATTTCTGAATGATGCATCATGCTaccttgttgacaacatgacagATTGCTGTTCGATTTGTGCAGGGTGAACCTTCCACACCAGCTTCACCAGCTTTGCCCGTTCACGTGAGGCCATGGCTTTGTATAACCCGAGTCAGCTTAATCAAATCCGCTCAATGAGAGTGGTGGTTAGGTGGAACGGGACTCTGAGCTTCTCCTTTCTGTTGTAAACAGGTCAAGGGCGACCTCGAGTGGCTGAATAAATCAATTGCATTCTGTGAACTGCGTGTGTACCTTTGAAGGAAATTACAGAAgggatgggggggtggggggtacctatgtaagaatagcattcaacatcatagtgccctccaGCTTATCATTAAGCTCAGAGCTCTGGGTCGGAATCCCTCCCTGTGCTACTGGGTCCTAGACTACCTGACGGCTGACCCCAGGgtgtgaaggtaggcaacaacacctccgccacgctgatcctcaacacagagacCCCACAGGGGTGCCTGCTTAGccccctactgtactccctgttcacccatgactgcatggccacgcacgtcTCCAGCTCCAtcgtcaagtttgctgacgacacaacaatggtaggcctaattaccaacaacgacgagagggaggagatgagagccCTGGCTGAGCGATGCCacgaaaataacctctccctcaacgtcaacaaaactaaggagctgatcgtggactacaggagacagcagagagagcacgcccccatccacatcgatggggccgcagtggagagggtcaaaagtttcaagttcctcgacctgaaatggtcccttcacactgacacaaggttcaattctcgggccgactctcttctctgtatacatcaatgatgtcgctcttgctgctgattCTGATTctctgattctctgatccacctctacgcagacgacaccattctgtatacttccggcccttctttggacactgtgttaactaacctccagacgagcttcaatgccatacaactctccttccgtggcctccaaatgctctta encodes:
- the LOC106569364 gene encoding DDB1- and CUL4-associated factor 8 produces the protein MAEADGKASELNGGSEEPDPGEDQRGEGDASTATEGQSGSQAAPKKAGDSAKDKPMPDAEGERVPGEGEEEEDTDSMDGSGLYSLNEEGERDGEGGRRERVKERDAVKRAARKRNRPSDGTAHHSSSSELEEEEEEEQEEEDEQAMDVWLGAELRDLGRPSWRAVPSLRLREIGRGSHQFVRRVCGARGLVQRLELQGRLERHTGCVNTLHFNPSGTRLASGSDDLRVVVWDWARRRAELEFDSGHKSNVFQAKFLPHSGDSTLAMCARDGQIRVAELSAMQRCKNTKRVAQHKGAAHKLALEPDSPCCFLSAGEDAVVFGIDLRLDRPANKLVVVKEGDKKVGLYTIFVNPVNTHHFAVGGRDQYVRIYDQRKINENDNNGVLKKFCPSHLVSSESKTNITCLLYSHDGTELLTSYNDEDIYLFDSSHSDGADYCRRYKGHRNNATVKGVNFYGPSSEFVISGSDCGHIYLWDKVSACIVQFMEGDRGGVVNCLEPHPHLPGLATSGLDHDVKLWAPTAENPTGLKGLKDVMKKNKRERDEDTVRHGDQYDTQLLWFLMRHMRNRRSQRTRREGAEGDTDESWSSPDSSDEEDGGPDHVQCMSS